The following are encoded together in the Drosophila sechellia strain sech25 chromosome 3R, ASM438219v1, whole genome shotgun sequence genome:
- the LOC6616793 gene encoding filamin-A isoform X8 yields the protein MHFSWLSEKAPTPPATWADHSYFFRPQYYKVTVSERDHPERTHVYFNETIIPENQGLNGSDFMPLNFKSSFSIVTHQAEVRMPSGKVDKPVIQDNRDGTVSVKYDPREEGSHELVVKYNGEPVQGSPFKFHVDSITSGYVTAYGPGLTHGVTGEPANFTISTKGASAGGLTMAVEGPSKADINYHDNKDGTVSVQYLPTAPGEYQVSVRFGDKHIKGSPYFAKITGEGRKRNQISVGSCSEVTMPGDITDDDLRALNASIQAPSGLEEPCFLKRMPTGNIGISFTPREIGEHLVSVKRLGKHINNSPFKVTVCEREVGDAKKVKVSGTGLKEGQTHADNIFSVDTRNAGFGGLSVSIEGPSKAEIQCTDKDDGTLNISYKPTEPGYYIVNLKFADHHVEGSPFTVKVAGEGSNRKREKIQRERDAVPITEIGSQCKLTFKMPGITSFDLAACVTSPSNVTEDAEIQEVEDGLYAVHFVPKELGVHTVSVRYSEMHIPGSPFQFTVGPLRDSGSHLVKAGGSGLERGVVGEAAEFNVWTREAGGGSLAISVEGPSKADIEFKDRKDGSCDVSYKVTEPGEYRVGLKFNDRHIPDSPFKVYVSPDAGDAHKLEVQQFPQGNIQADAPYQFMVRKNGAKGELDAKIVAPSGTDDDCFIQVIDGEMYSVRFYPRENGIHAIHVKFNGVHIPDSPFRIKVGKDVADPAAVHASGNGLDEVKTGHKADFIINTCNAGVGTLAVSIDGPSKVAMDCTEVEEGYKVRYTPLLPGEHYITVKYNNMHIVGSPFKVNATGDKLADEGAQETSTVIVETVQKVAKGGKNTGVHLPTFKSDASKVVSKGMGLKKAYIGKQNQFSISATDAGNNILYVGMYGPKGPCEEFHVKHAGHNNYNVQYLVRDRGQYVLLIKWGEEHIPGSPFQIDV from the exons ATGCACTTCAGTTGGCTGTCAGAGAAAGCGCCCACGCCGCCAGCCACCTGGGCCGATCACTCGTACTTCTTCCGGCCGCAGTACTATAAGGTGACCGTATCCGAGCGCGATCACCCGGAGCGGACGCACGTGTACTTCAATGAGACGATCATACCGGAGAACCAAGGACTAAATGGTTCAGACTTTATGCCATTGAATTTCAAATCATCGTTTTCAATTGTAACACATCAAG CTGAAGTCAGAATGCCTAGCGGTAAAGTAGACAAACCCGTGATCCAAGACAACCGTGATGGTACCGTCTCGGTGAAGTACGATCCCCGCGAGGAGGGATCCCACGAGCTGGTGGTCAAATACAACGGAGAGCCTGTGCAAG GATCTCCCTTCAAATTCCACGTTGACTCGATCACCTCCGGCTATGTGACTGCCTATGGACCCGGCCTGACCCACGGAGTCACCGGTGAGCCGGCCAACTTTACCATCTCCACCAAGGGAGCCAGCGCCGGTGGCCTGACCATGGCCGTCGAAGGACCCAGCAAGGCTGAC ATCAACTACCATGACAACAAAGACGGCACTGTCTCCGTGCAATACCTGCCCACTGCTCCTGGCGAGTACCAGGTGTCCGTTCGCTTCGGCGATAAGCACATCAAGGGATCGCCGTACTTCGCCAAGATCACCGGCGAGGGTCGCAAGCGCAACCAGATCTCGGTTGGCTCCTGCTCCGAAGTTACCATGCCCGGCGACATTACCGATGACGATCTGCGCGCTTTGAACGCCTCGATCCAGGCGCCCAGTGGCCTGGAGGAGCCCTGCTTCCTGAAGCGCATGCCCACTGGCAACATTGGCATCTCGTTCACTCCCCGCGAGATTGGCGAGCACCTGGTGTCGGTAAAGCGTCTGGGCAAGCACATCAACAACTCACCATTTAAGGTGACTGTCTGCGAGCGCGAGGTGGGCGACGCCAAGAAGGTCAAGGTTAGCGGAACTGGCCTCAAGGAGGGTCAAACCCATGCCGACAACATCTTCTCCGTGGACACGAGGAACGCCGGCTTCGGTGGTCTTTCGGTCTCAATTGAGGGTCCCAGCAAGGCTGAGATCCAGTGCACGGATAAGGATGACGGTACTCTCAACATCTCGTACAAGCCCACGGAGCCGGGCTACTACATTGTTAATTTGAAGTTCGCCGATCACCACGTGGAGGGTTCTCCTTTCACCGTCAAGGTTGCCGGCGAGGGCAGCAACCGCAAGCGCGAGAAGATCCAGCGTGAGCGCGATGCTGTTCCAATCACGGAAATCGGAAGCCAGTGCAAGCTGACATTCAAGATGCCCGGCATTACCTCGTTCGATCTGGCCGCCTGCGTCACCTCGCCTAGCAACGTGACCGAGGATGCGGAGATCCAGGAGGTAGAGGATGGCCTCTACGCAGTGCACTTTGTGCCCAAGGAGTTGGGCGTGCACACGGTGTCGGTGCGCTATTCCGAGATGCACATACCCGGATCACCGTTCCAGTTCACCGTGGGACCACTGCGCGACTCCGGCAGCCATCTGGTTAAGGCTGGAGGCTCTGGCCTGGAGCGAGGTGTTGTCGGAGAGGCGGCCGAGTTCAATGTGTGGACCCGCGAGGCAGGCGGTGGTTCCCTGGCCATTTCCGTGGAGGGCCCTAGCAAGGCTGACATCGAGTTTAAGGACCGCAAGGACGGCAGTTGCGATGTGTCCTACAAGGTCACCGAACCGGGAGAGTACCGCGTGGGCCTGAAATTCAACGATCGCCACATACCCGACTCACCATTCAAGGTGTACGTCTCCCCGGATGCGGGTGATGCCCACAAGCTGGAGGTTCAGCAGTTCCCGCAAGGTAACATCCAGGCGGACGCTCCCTACCAATTCATGGTCCGCAAGAACGGTGCCAAGGGTGAGCTGGATGCCAAGATTGTGGCTCCATCCGGAACGGACGATGATTGCTTCATCCAGGTGATCGACGGCGAGATGTACTCGGTGCGCTTCTATCCACGCGAGAACGGAATCCATGCCATCCATGTCAAGTTCAACGGCGTCCACATACCCGACTCTCCATTCAGGATCAAGGTGGGCAAGGATGTGGCCGATCCGGCTGCTGTGCACGCCAGCGGCAATGGATTGGACGAAGTGAAGACTGGACACAAGGCCGACTTCATCATCAATACCTGCAACGCCGGCGTTGGCACATTGGCCGTCTCCATCGATGGACCCTCCAAGGTGGCCATGGACTGCACAGAGGTTGAAGAGGGCTACAAGGTCCGCTACACCCCGCTCCTGCCGGGCGAGCACTATATCACGGTCAAGTACAACAACATGCACATCGTGGGCTCGCCATTCAAGGTGAACGCTACCGGCGACAAGTTGGCGGATGAGGGCGCCCAAGAGACGTCCACGGTGATCGTGGAGACAGTGCAGAAGGTGGCCAAGGGAGGCAAGAACACGGGCGTCCATCTGCCCACGTTCAAGTCGGATGCCAGCAAGGTGGTATCCAAGGGTATGGGCCTGAAGAAGGCCTACATTGGCAAGCAGAACCAGTTCAGCATCAGCGCCACCGATGCGG GCAACAACATCCTGTACGTGGGCATGTACGGACCAAAGGGACCCTGCGAGGAGTTCCACGTGAAGCACGCTGGCCACAACAACTATAATGTGCAGTACCTGGTGCGCGACCGCGGCCAGTACGTGCTCCTAATCAAGTGGGGCGAGGAGCATATACCCGGCTCCCCATTCCAGATCGATGTGTAG
- the LOC6616793 gene encoding filamin-A isoform X10, with protein MPLNFKSSFSIVTHQAEVRMPSGKVDKPVIQDNRDGTVSVKYDPREEGSHELVVKYNGEPVQGSPFKFHVDSITSGYVTAYGPGLTHGVTGEPANFTISTKGASAGGLTMAVEGPSKADINYHDNKDGTVSVQYLPTAPGEYQVSVRFGDKHIKGSPYFAKITGEGRKRNQISVGSCSEVTMPGDITDDDLRALNASIQAPSGLEEPCFLKRMPTGNIGISFTPREIGEHLVSVKRLGKHINNSPFKVTVCEREVGDAKKVKVSGTGLKEGQTHADNIFSVDTRNAGFGGLSVSIEGPSKAEIQCTDKDDGTLNISYKPTEPGYYIVNLKFADHHVEGSPFTVKVAGEGSNRKREKIQRERDAVPITEIGSQCKLTFKMPGITSFDLAACVTSPSNVTEDAEIQEVEDGLYAVHFVPKELGVHTVSVRYSEMHIPGSPFQFTVGPLRDSGSHLVKAGGSGLERGVVGEAAEFNVWTREAGGGSLAISVEGPSKADIEFKDRKDGSCDVSYKVTEPGEYRVGLKFNDRHIPDSPFKVYVSPDAGDAHKLEVQQFPQGNIQADAPYQFMVRKNGAKGELDAKIVAPSGTDDDCFIQVIDGEMYSVRFYPRENGIHAIHVKFNGVHIPDSPFRIKVGKDVADPAAVHASGNGLDEVKTGHKADFIINTCNAGVGTLAVSIDGPSKVAMDCTEVEEGYKVRYTPLLPGEHYITVKYNNMHIVGSPFKVNATGDKLADEGAQETSTVIVETVQKVAKGGKNTGVHLPTFKSDASKVVSKGMGLKKAYIGKQNQFSISATDAGNNILYVGMYGPKGPCEEFHVKHAGHNNYNVQYLVRDRGQYVLLIKWGEEHIPGSPFQIDV; from the exons ATGCCATTGAATTTCAAATCATCGTTTTCAATTGTAACACATCAAG CTGAAGTCAGAATGCCTAGCGGTAAAGTAGACAAACCCGTGATCCAAGACAACCGTGATGGTACCGTCTCGGTGAAGTACGATCCCCGCGAGGAGGGATCCCACGAGCTGGTGGTCAAATACAACGGAGAGCCTGTGCAAG GATCTCCCTTCAAATTCCACGTTGACTCGATCACCTCCGGCTATGTGACTGCCTATGGACCCGGCCTGACCCACGGAGTCACCGGTGAGCCGGCCAACTTTACCATCTCCACCAAGGGAGCCAGCGCCGGTGGCCTGACCATGGCCGTCGAAGGACCCAGCAAGGCTGAC ATCAACTACCATGACAACAAAGACGGCACTGTCTCCGTGCAATACCTGCCCACTGCTCCTGGCGAGTACCAGGTGTCCGTTCGCTTCGGCGATAAGCACATCAAGGGATCGCCGTACTTCGCCAAGATCACCGGCGAGGGTCGCAAGCGCAACCAGATCTCGGTTGGCTCCTGCTCCGAAGTTACCATGCCCGGCGACATTACCGATGACGATCTGCGCGCTTTGAACGCCTCGATCCAGGCGCCCAGTGGCCTGGAGGAGCCCTGCTTCCTGAAGCGCATGCCCACTGGCAACATTGGCATCTCGTTCACTCCCCGCGAGATTGGCGAGCACCTGGTGTCGGTAAAGCGTCTGGGCAAGCACATCAACAACTCACCATTTAAGGTGACTGTCTGCGAGCGCGAGGTGGGCGACGCCAAGAAGGTCAAGGTTAGCGGAACTGGCCTCAAGGAGGGTCAAACCCATGCCGACAACATCTTCTCCGTGGACACGAGGAACGCCGGCTTCGGTGGTCTTTCGGTCTCAATTGAGGGTCCCAGCAAGGCTGAGATCCAGTGCACGGATAAGGATGACGGTACTCTCAACATCTCGTACAAGCCCACGGAGCCGGGCTACTACATTGTTAATTTGAAGTTCGCCGATCACCACGTGGAGGGTTCTCCTTTCACCGTCAAGGTTGCCGGCGAGGGCAGCAACCGCAAGCGCGAGAAGATCCAGCGTGAGCGCGATGCTGTTCCAATCACGGAAATCGGAAGCCAGTGCAAGCTGACATTCAAGATGCCCGGCATTACCTCGTTCGATCTGGCCGCCTGCGTCACCTCGCCTAGCAACGTGACCGAGGATGCGGAGATCCAGGAGGTAGAGGATGGCCTCTACGCAGTGCACTTTGTGCCCAAGGAGTTGGGCGTGCACACGGTGTCGGTGCGCTATTCCGAGATGCACATACCCGGATCACCGTTCCAGTTCACCGTGGGACCACTGCGCGACTCCGGCAGCCATCTGGTTAAGGCTGGAGGCTCTGGCCTGGAGCGAGGTGTTGTCGGAGAGGCGGCCGAGTTCAATGTGTGGACCCGCGAGGCAGGCGGTGGTTCCCTGGCCATTTCCGTGGAGGGCCCTAGCAAGGCTGACATCGAGTTTAAGGACCGCAAGGACGGCAGTTGCGATGTGTCCTACAAGGTCACCGAACCGGGAGAGTACCGCGTGGGCCTGAAATTCAACGATCGCCACATACCCGACTCACCATTCAAGGTGTACGTCTCCCCGGATGCGGGTGATGCCCACAAGCTGGAGGTTCAGCAGTTCCCGCAAGGTAACATCCAGGCGGACGCTCCCTACCAATTCATGGTCCGCAAGAACGGTGCCAAGGGTGAGCTGGATGCCAAGATTGTGGCTCCATCCGGAACGGACGATGATTGCTTCATCCAGGTGATCGACGGCGAGATGTACTCGGTGCGCTTCTATCCACGCGAGAACGGAATCCATGCCATCCATGTCAAGTTCAACGGCGTCCACATACCCGACTCTCCATTCAGGATCAAGGTGGGCAAGGATGTGGCCGATCCGGCTGCTGTGCACGCCAGCGGCAATGGATTGGACGAAGTGAAGACTGGACACAAGGCCGACTTCATCATCAATACCTGCAACGCCGGCGTTGGCACATTGGCCGTCTCCATCGATGGACCCTCCAAGGTGGCCATGGACTGCACAGAGGTTGAAGAGGGCTACAAGGTCCGCTACACCCCGCTCCTGCCGGGCGAGCACTATATCACGGTCAAGTACAACAACATGCACATCGTGGGCTCGCCATTCAAGGTGAACGCTACCGGCGACAAGTTGGCGGATGAGGGCGCCCAAGAGACGTCCACGGTGATCGTGGAGACAGTGCAGAAGGTGGCCAAGGGAGGCAAGAACACGGGCGTCCATCTGCCCACGTTCAAGTCGGATGCCAGCAAGGTGGTATCCAAGGGTATGGGCCTGAAGAAGGCCTACATTGGCAAGCAGAACCAGTTCAGCATCAGCGCCACCGATGCGG GCAACAACATCCTGTACGTGGGCATGTACGGACCAAAGGGACCCTGCGAGGAGTTCCACGTGAAGCACGCTGGCCACAACAACTATAATGTGCAGTACCTGGTGCGCGACCGCGGCCAGTACGTGCTCCTAATCAAGTGGGGCGAGGAGCATATACCCGGCTCCCCATTCCAGATCGATGTGTAG
- the LOC6616794 gene encoding uncharacterized protein LOC6616794, whose product MANAVVDEETLEAMVYERSKAWSSKMADFVNLEDGMEIDVAEFDNLFHGEDEDPELDDVAKEAVEDNVPDEAKLEMGHINATSVTELTLILCASEDNEAKAEIEEILNQTVPVVEEHKRKWREAGLDRILDTFDEKQIEHHVGRWMRRHNSVYLEASPPKYHPPHHNSISGESDESMHSIDTARYIQQSRRRNAHMSNKNSNMTTIKMYRKHSHKRDELRAKYAYGDEQEHRHHMQTVLLRRRERERQLAYLASTPMQCVYSSGHHMRRKNLRKRRINSWIFDSASSSEEDTSFGGCDCHYCRRHYALSRSVYQSCPYGRDQREYHRSQMASRTMHTMRRQHTFDMEMDLRPRLPENECSCCNSDRLCSNVIHIANSSTEEWVVENRSNHLTQESPEKTRKQKHHPMDARKISHQSVRSKGHEQKPLSSKATSASKLVLSKEKYMQMFDSESSDEDNSLAKKGLLCCSDKKKGITCPSSKAAGKITHVISSAKKALRKEARPNGLAQIEEEGPTATKAPIESIYLPVAHMKSVSVDGASDTSAALESPAKKAPKRAIRETSPLKEKELQQHIATIPVADGKPFSLMEKVDHIGRVSFDDRNEEVMHVEKSSTKTAVEKSTKQKSVAVKKSEIPNSIITNNEVLEKNITDIVSEKRVAAKGKKKLVRKTGATGKPSTPRLKKSEKTKTTSTVTSTSKLEQVIEETADVSSEVLAKPKPGGSTTASILRQGDDGASNSEDDLQRALAMSKATYKEEQQKRRKTKREPSNKQPQSPAEKSMPVFNNQSVACNSTALANDTACYRVLPKRRGVKRAAAVSTTEEKTATNSSSSPTSSLEEMGSPTGGDPDCTIVTSTTGCEPPASERQEIAATIKITKRGILLHSPSTPEGANFTLTEQGLGKIIGERWARKYLKYHIGSRSFDSRHSVYYQPTPQLAAALSSPQDAQNLANISGSSASDDDIFDQINRYGTVYSILENNSCDK is encoded by the exons ATGGCGAATGCAGTGGTGGACGAGGAAACGCTGGAGGCAATGGTCTACGAGCGCTCTAAGGCCTGGTCCAGTAAAATGGCG GATTTTGTCAACTTGGAAGACGGCATGGAGATAGATGTGGCCGAGTTCGACAACTTGTTCCACGGCGAGGACGAGGACCCTGAACTGGATGACGTGGCAAAGGAGGCTGTGGAGGACAATGTGCCCGACGAGGCAAAGCTTGAAATGGGCCACATCAACGCCACCAGCGTTACTGAACTGACACTGATCCTTTGCGCCAGTGAGGACAACGAGGCAAAGGCGGAGATCGAGGAAATCCTTAATCAAACGGTGCCGGTGGTCGAGGAGCACAAGCGCAAGTGGCGGGAGGCGGGACTGGATCGCATTCTGGACACTTTTGATGAAAAGCAGATCGAACACCATGTGGGCCGCTGGATGCGAAGGCACAACAGCGTCTACTTGGAGGCCTCACCGCCAAAGTACCACCCACCGCACCACAACTCAATCTCAGGCGAAAGCGACGAATCGATGCACTCCATCGACACGGCTCGCTACATCCAGCAGAGTCGCCGGCGCAATGCTCACATGTCCAACAAGAACTCCAACATGACAACCATCAAGATGTACCGTAAACATTCTCACAAACGAGACGAGTTGCGGGCAAAGTACGCTTACGGTGACGAGCAGGAGCATCGTCACCACATGCAGACAGTGCTGCTTCGCCGACGTGAGAGGGAGCGCCAGCTGGCCTACCTGGCGTCGACGCCGATGCAATGCGTCTACTCCAGCGGCCATCATATGAGACGCAAGAATCTGCGTAAGCGGCGCATAAACTCCTGGATATTTGACTCGGCATCCAGCAGCGAGGAGGATACATCATTCGGCGGCTGCGACTGCCACTACTGCCGGAGGCATTACGCTCTGTCTAGAAGTGTTTACCAGTCCTGCCCGTACGGCAGGGATCAACGCGAGTACCACCGCAGCCAGATGGCATCTCGAACCATGCACACTATGCGCCGCCAACACACCTTCGATATGGAAATGGACTTGAGACCAAGGCTGCCGGAGAACGAGTGTAGTTGCTGCAATAGTGACCGCTTATGTTCCAATGTCATTCACATTGCCAATAGCTCAACCGAAGAGTGGGTGGTGGAGAACAGAAGTAATCATTTGACCCAGGAGTCACCGGAAAAGACTAGAAAGCAAAAGCACCATCCGATGGATGCCAGGAAAATTAGTCATCAATCCGTTCGCTCCAAGGGTCACGAACAAAAACCACTGAGTTCGAAAGCTACCTCTGCTTCCAAATTGGTCTTATCGAAAGAAAAGTATATGCAAATGTTTGATAGTGAGTCTTCCGATGAAGATAACTCGTTGGCAAAAAAAGGATTGCTATGCTGTTcggataaaaaaaaaggaattacATGTCCATCTTCAAAGGCCGCTGGTAAGATTACCCATGTTATTTCCTCGGCGAAGAAGGCTTTAAGAAAAGAAGCGCGTCCCAATGGTTTGGCACAAATCGAAGAAGAAGGGCCGACTGCAACGAAGGCTCCAATTGAATCCATTTATCTTCCAGTTGCTCATATGAAAAGCGTATCTGTTGACGGAGCAAGTGATACATCTGCAGCATTAGAATCTCCAGCAAAGAAAGCGCCTAAGAGGGCTATTAGGGAAACTTCACCACTTAAAGAAAAAGAATTGCAGCAGCATATAGCAACAATCCCTGTAGCTGACGGAAAGCCATTTAGTCTTATGGAAAAAGTGGATCATATTGGAAGAGTATCTTTCGACGACAGAAATGAGGAAGTCATGCACGTGGAGAAGTCATCGACTAAGACTGCCGTTGAAAAGTCTACCAAACAGAAAAGTGTTGCTGTCAAAAAGTCCGAAATTCCGAATAGTATTATTACTAACAACGAAGTCCTGGAAAAAAACATCACTGATATCGTATCTGAAAAACGAGTTGCAGCTAAGGGAAAAAAGAAGTTAGTTAGAAAGACAGGTGCGACCGGAAAACCGTCTACTCCGAGATTgaaaaaatcagaaaaaacgaaaacaacttcTACTGTGACTTCGACTTCGAAGTTAGAGCAAGTCATTGAAGAGACGGCCGATGTATCATCAGAAGTACTGGCAAAACCTAAACCAGGAGGTTCAACTACGGCAAGCATTTTAAGGCAAGGTGATGATGGGGCATCAAACTCGGAGGATGATCTGCAACGGGCCCTGGCTATGTCGAAGGCCACCTACAAGGAGGAACAACAGAAGcgcaggaaaacaaaaagggaACCCTCTAATAAGCAGCCCCAATCACCTGCAGAGAAATCAATGCCGGTATTCAACAATCAGAGCGTAGCGTGCAACTCCACAGCTCTGGCCAACGACACTGCTTGTTACCGCGTGCTTCCCAAGAGACGAGGTGTCAAGAGGGCAGCCGCTGTAAGCACTACGGAGGAGAAGACAGCGACGAACAGCTCGAGCTCCCCAACGAGCAGTTTGGAAGAGATGGGCAGCCCCACGGGCGGGGATCCTGACTGCACTATAGTTACGTCTACAACTGGGTGCGAACCACCTGCAAGTGAACGGCAAGAGATTGCAGCGACCATCAAGATCACCAAGCGCGGCATTCTGCTGCACAGCCCTTCCACACCGGAAGGCGCCAACTTCACACTGACCGAGCAGGGACTCGGAAAGATTATTGGAGAACGTTGGGCACGCAAGTACCTGAAGTACCACATCGGCAGTCGGAGCTTTGATAGCCGACACTCGGTTTACTATCAGCCGACTCCCCAACTCGCCGCTGCTCTCAGTTCACCGCAGGATGCGCAGAACCTCGCGAACATATCGGGCTCCAGTGCCAGCGATGATGACATCTTCGATCAAATCAATCGATATGGAACGGTGTACAGCATACTCGAGAATAATTCCTGTGACAAGTGA
- the LOC6616793 gene encoding filamin-A isoform X9, which translates to MPSGKVDKPVIQDNRDGTVSVKYDPREEGSHELVVKYNGEPVQGSPFKFHVDSITSGYVTAYGPGLTHGVTGEPANFTISTKGASAGGLTMAVEGPSKADINYHDNKDGTVSVQYLPTAPGEYQVSVRFGDKHIKGSPYFAKITGEGRKRNQISVGSCSEVTMPGDITDDDLRALNASIQAPSGLEEPCFLKRMPTGNIGISFTPREIGEHLVSVKRLGKHINNSPFKVTVCEREVGDAKKVKVSGTGLKEGQTHADNIFSVDTRNAGFGGLSVSIEGPSKAEIQCTDKDDGTLNISYKPTEPGYYIVNLKFADHHVEGSPFTVKVAGEGSNRKREKIQRERDAVPITEIGSQCKLTFKMPGITSFDLAACVTSPSNVTEDAEIQEVEDGLYAVHFVPKELGVHTVSVRYSEMHIPGSPFQFTVGPLRDSGSHLVKAGGSGLERGVVGEAAEFNVWTREAGGGSLAISVEGPSKADIEFKDRKDGSCDVSYKVTEPGEYRVGLKFNDRHIPDSPFKVYVSPDAGDAHKLEVQQFPQGNIQADAPYQFMVRKNGAKGELDAKIVAPSGTDDDCFIQVIDGEMYSVRFYPRENGIHAIHVKFNGVHIPDSPFRIKVGKDVADPAAVHASGNGLDEVKTGHKADFIINTCNAGVGTLAVSIDGPSKVAMDCTEVEEGYKVRYTPLLPGEHYITVKYNNMHIVGSPFKVNATGDKLADEGAQETSTVIVETVQKVAKGGKNTGVHLPTFKSDASKVVSKGMGLKKAYIGKQNQFSISATDAGNNILYVGMYGPKGPCEEFHVKHAGHNNYNVQYLVRDRGQYVLLIKWGEEHIPGSPFQIDV; encoded by the exons ATGCCTAGCGGTAAAGTAGACAAACCCGTGATCCAAGACAACCGTGATGGTACCGTCTCGGTGAAGTACGATCCCCGCGAGGAGGGATCCCACGAGCTGGTGGTCAAATACAACGGAGAGCCTGTGCAAG GATCTCCCTTCAAATTCCACGTTGACTCGATCACCTCCGGCTATGTGACTGCCTATGGACCCGGCCTGACCCACGGAGTCACCGGTGAGCCGGCCAACTTTACCATCTCCACCAAGGGAGCCAGCGCCGGTGGCCTGACCATGGCCGTCGAAGGACCCAGCAAGGCTGAC ATCAACTACCATGACAACAAAGACGGCACTGTCTCCGTGCAATACCTGCCCACTGCTCCTGGCGAGTACCAGGTGTCCGTTCGCTTCGGCGATAAGCACATCAAGGGATCGCCGTACTTCGCCAAGATCACCGGCGAGGGTCGCAAGCGCAACCAGATCTCGGTTGGCTCCTGCTCCGAAGTTACCATGCCCGGCGACATTACCGATGACGATCTGCGCGCTTTGAACGCCTCGATCCAGGCGCCCAGTGGCCTGGAGGAGCCCTGCTTCCTGAAGCGCATGCCCACTGGCAACATTGGCATCTCGTTCACTCCCCGCGAGATTGGCGAGCACCTGGTGTCGGTAAAGCGTCTGGGCAAGCACATCAACAACTCACCATTTAAGGTGACTGTCTGCGAGCGCGAGGTGGGCGACGCCAAGAAGGTCAAGGTTAGCGGAACTGGCCTCAAGGAGGGTCAAACCCATGCCGACAACATCTTCTCCGTGGACACGAGGAACGCCGGCTTCGGTGGTCTTTCGGTCTCAATTGAGGGTCCCAGCAAGGCTGAGATCCAGTGCACGGATAAGGATGACGGTACTCTCAACATCTCGTACAAGCCCACGGAGCCGGGCTACTACATTGTTAATTTGAAGTTCGCCGATCACCACGTGGAGGGTTCTCCTTTCACCGTCAAGGTTGCCGGCGAGGGCAGCAACCGCAAGCGCGAGAAGATCCAGCGTGAGCGCGATGCTGTTCCAATCACGGAAATCGGAAGCCAGTGCAAGCTGACATTCAAGATGCCCGGCATTACCTCGTTCGATCTGGCCGCCTGCGTCACCTCGCCTAGCAACGTGACCGAGGATGCGGAGATCCAGGAGGTAGAGGATGGCCTCTACGCAGTGCACTTTGTGCCCAAGGAGTTGGGCGTGCACACGGTGTCGGTGCGCTATTCCGAGATGCACATACCCGGATCACCGTTCCAGTTCACCGTGGGACCACTGCGCGACTCCGGCAGCCATCTGGTTAAGGCTGGAGGCTCTGGCCTGGAGCGAGGTGTTGTCGGAGAGGCGGCCGAGTTCAATGTGTGGACCCGCGAGGCAGGCGGTGGTTCCCTGGCCATTTCCGTGGAGGGCCCTAGCAAGGCTGACATCGAGTTTAAGGACCGCAAGGACGGCAGTTGCGATGTGTCCTACAAGGTCACCGAACCGGGAGAGTACCGCGTGGGCCTGAAATTCAACGATCGCCACATACCCGACTCACCATTCAAGGTGTACGTCTCCCCGGATGCGGGTGATGCCCACAAGCTGGAGGTTCAGCAGTTCCCGCAAGGTAACATCCAGGCGGACGCTCCCTACCAATTCATGGTCCGCAAGAACGGTGCCAAGGGTGAGCTGGATGCCAAGATTGTGGCTCCATCCGGAACGGACGATGATTGCTTCATCCAGGTGATCGACGGCGAGATGTACTCGGTGCGCTTCTATCCACGCGAGAACGGAATCCATGCCATCCATGTCAAGTTCAACGGCGTCCACATACCCGACTCTCCATTCAGGATCAAGGTGGGCAAGGATGTGGCCGATCCGGCTGCTGTGCACGCCAGCGGCAATGGATTGGACGAAGTGAAGACTGGACACAAGGCCGACTTCATCATCAATACCTGCAACGCCGGCGTTGGCACATTGGCCGTCTCCATCGATGGACCCTCCAAGGTGGCCATGGACTGCACAGAGGTTGAAGAGGGCTACAAGGTCCGCTACACCCCGCTCCTGCCGGGCGAGCACTATATCACGGTCAAGTACAACAACATGCACATCGTGGGCTCGCCATTCAAGGTGAACGCTACCGGCGACAAGTTGGCGGATGAGGGCGCCCAAGAGACGTCCACGGTGATCGTGGAGACAGTGCAGAAGGTGGCCAAGGGAGGCAAGAACACGGGCGTCCATCTGCCCACGTTCAAGTCGGATGCCAGCAAGGTGGTATCCAAGGGTATGGGCCTGAAGAAGGCCTACATTGGCAAGCAGAACCAGTTCAGCATCAGCGCCACCGATGCGG GCAACAACATCCTGTACGTGGGCATGTACGGACCAAAGGGACCCTGCGAGGAGTTCCACGTGAAGCACGCTGGCCACAACAACTATAATGTGCAGTACCTGGTGCGCGACCGCGGCCAGTACGTGCTCCTAATCAAGTGGGGCGAGGAGCATATACCCGGCTCCCCATTCCAGATCGATGTGTAG